A genomic region of Alnus glutinosa chromosome 11, dhAlnGlut1.1, whole genome shotgun sequence contains the following coding sequences:
- the LOC133882491 gene encoding disease resistance protein RPV1-like, producing MAAQTSQSSSQLLKPLSYDYDVFLSFVVEDTNKDFTRRLRAALKRARIPTLPNDQEPHPVGGENIFTADLNMIRSSRIAIVFFSKGYASSSRCLDELVEIVHCKNTKGQALVPIFYHMDPSDIQKETGTFWEAFVRQEEQFWTDTKRVQRWRAALTEAAHASGLVVLEDEFANRQEEEFWTDMKRLPRLRRSVVNETAGWVLGTKYATGQEEEFRTDMKRLPRRGSALTEAASRVLKKKYATGSEKIDKIVEEVLDLMKVLQDSECMDSRVKMIKDLNLETSNICIVGMSWMGGKVNTTLAKVVYNEICGGFEGSSFISNISEISRDSKYGLVHLQKQLLYDILKMKNIPSINNVDEGINLIEETIQGKRVLIVLDCVDDLKQLNALVGNSICFGPGSRVIVTSKGEKLLTELEAHGKYEVQGLQYWNSLKLFSWRASMMGHDYKVKFNPQVNVYNYKQLDMAGEGSEKQMTSEPKAVVFGVEAVEITSNFDVLKKLNLSWTNIKSLPESIVRLVNLKQLEVLDLERTAIRDLPKNPRWPMLLELFLHNNKELRNIPPLFFDYMTALQTLNLSRTCISSLPKSIVNLASLKRLILRNCHDFKKFSPEVGELKELEVLDLEGTKIWDLPENPKWPRLLQLVLHYNKELRKIPPLFFDYMTALQTLDLSGTGISSLPESIVNLASLKRLILRNCHDFKKLSPKVGELKELEVLDLEGTMIWDLPENPKWPRLLQLVLHYNKELRKIPPLFFNYMTALQTLDLSGTGISSLPESIVNLASLKRLILRNCHDFNKLSHEVGELEELQVLDIEGTEIWDLPENPRWPMLLQFVLHNNKKFRKIPPLFFNYMTALQTLDLSETGISSLPESVVKLVSLKRLILSRCDNFKELSPEVGELKELEVLDLEGTEIRVLPKNPRWPMLLELFLHNNKELRKIPPLFFDYMTALQTLNLSKTGVRSLPESVVRLVSLKRLFLSYCHRFMRLSPKVGELEQLEVLDLEGTEIMDLPKEIMKLTNLTCLKFSIYGYMGDGSSAMQSDAPVPRNVISALSLLEELKISVNPEDKQCSEMVIKFVIINEVCRLVNLKTLHFYFPRVDLLKHFILKSAMWKHPSELLHFRFTVGHHVKRIMPRLPREAELELEKWERCLKYTNGVTVPSEIQKVLRYSNAFFLEQHGSVRKLSDFGIGNIEQLKCCVVGECNEVEVIMDEASGLGSLEYLCIYYMKNLRSIWKGPVETKCFSSLRYLTLRTCPQLTTIFPKVVVDHLRNLEELTVDDCPSITTIVSCELYLANRTDDQFLPQLRRMSLHYVPELISISSGLKIARYLEWLSFYNCPNLKKLWNAEESRKYLEHIEGERSWWEALEWGSGRPSHLDEIFVPINILDC from the exons ATGGCTGCTCAAACCTCTCAATCATCTTCCCAACTTCTCAAACCTCTCTCATATGACTACGACGTCTTCTTGAGTTTTGTAGTTGAAGACACTAACAAGGACTTCACTCGTCGCCTTCGCGCTGCCTTGAAGAGAGCCCGAATTCCCACCTTACCAAATGATCAGGAGCCGCATCCAGTTGGAGGGGAGAACATCTTCACTGCAGACCTCAACATGATTCGAAGTTCAAGAATTgccattgtatttttttctaaagGCTATGCTTCTTCCAGTAGGTGTCTTGATGAGCTTGTGGAGATCGTGCACTGTAAGAATACCAAAGGCCAGGCTCTTGTTCCCATATTTTATCATATGGATCCCTCGGATATCCAAAAAGAGACTGGAACTTTTTGGGAAGCATTTGTTAGGCAAGAAGAGCAATTTTGGACTGATACGAAGAGAGTGCAGAGATGGAGAGCAGCTCTTACTGAAGCTGCGCATGCTTCCGGCTTGGTAGTACTCGAGGATGAATTTGCAAATCG GCAAGAAGAGGAATTTTGGACCGATATGAAGAGATTGCCGAGACTACGGAGATCAGTTGTCAATGAAACTGCGGGCTGGGTACTCGGGACAAAATATGCAACTGG GCAAGAAGAGGAATTTCGGACCGATATGAAGAGATTGCCGAGACGGGGATCAGCTCTCACTGAAGCTGCGAGCCGGGTACTCAAGAAAAAATATGCAACTGG GTCTGAAAAAATCGATAAGATTGTTGAAGAAGTTTTGGATTTAATGAAAGTTCTCCAAGACTCGGAATGTATGGATTCTCGTGTTAAAATGATTAAAGATTTAAATCTTGAAACAAGTAACATTTGCATTGTGGGCATGTCTTGGATGGGAGGAAAAGTTAACACAACCTTGGCAAAAGTTGTCTATAATGAAATATGCGGTGGATTTGAAGGAAGTAGTTTTATTTCAAACATCAGCGAAATTTCAAGAGATTCCAAATATGGTTTGGTCCATTTACAAAAACAACTTCTTTATGATATCTTGAAAATGAAGAATATTCCCAGTATTAATAATGTTGATGAAGGAATCAATTTGATTGAGGAAACAATTCAGGGCAAAAGAGTTCTTATTGTTCTTGATTGTGTGGATGACTTGAAACAACTAAACGCATTAGTTGGAAACTCCATATGTTTTGGTCCGGGAAGTAGAGTGATAGTAACATCGAAAGGTGAGAAGTTGCTAACTGAACTTGAAGCACATGGAAAATATGAGGTTCAAGGTTTGCAATATTGGAATTCCCTTAAACTTTTCAGTTGGCGTGCCTCCATGATGGGCCATGATTACAAGGTCAAGTTCAATCCCCAAGTCAACGTTTACAACTATAAGCAATTGGATATGGCTG GAGAAGGAAGTGAAAAACAAATGACTTCGGAGCCTAAAGCAGTGGTGTTTGGCGTTGAAGCAGTTGAGATAACATCTAATTttgatgttttaaaaaaactgaaCTTATCCTGGACCAATATCAAGTCTTTGCCAGAGTCCATTGTTAGATTGGTTAACCTCAAACAGCTTGAAGTTCTTGATCTTGAACGGACAGCGATTAGGGATTTACCTAAGAATCCAAGGTGGCCCATGCTCTTAGAGCTTTTCCTTCACAATAATAAGGAATTGAGAAATATCCCTCCCTTATTTTTCGATTACATGACTGCTCTCCAAACCCTGAACTTATCCAGAACCTGTATCTCGTCTTTGCCGAAATCCATTGTCAATTTGGCCAGCCTCAAAAGACTGATTTTAAGAAACTGTCatgatttcaaaaagttttcGCCCGAAGTTGGAGAACTCAAAGAGCTTGAAGTTCTTGATCTTGAAGGGACAAAGATTTGGGATTTACCTGAGAATCCAAAGTGGCCTAGGCTCTTACAACTTGTCCTTCACTATAATAAGGAATTGAGAAAGATCCCTCCCTTATTTTTCGATTACATGACTGCTCTCCAAACCCTGGACTTATCCGGAACCGGTATCTCGTCTTTGCCTGAGTCCATTGTCAATTTGGCCAGCCTCAAAAGACTGATTTTAAGAAACTGTCATGATTTCAAAAAGTTGTCGCCCAAAGTTGGAGAACTCAAAGAGCTTGAAGTTCTTGATCTTGAAGGGACAATGATTTGGGATTTACCTGAGAATCCAAAGTGGCCTAGGCTCTTACAACTTGTCCTTCACTATAATAAGGAATTGAGAAAGATCCCTCCCTTATTTTTCAATTACATGACTGCTCTCCAAACCCTGGACTTATCCGGAACCGGTATCTCGTCTTTGCCTGAGTCCATTGTCAATTTGGCCAGCCTCAAAAGACTGATTTTAAGAAACTGTCATGATTTCAACAAGTTGTCGCATGAAGTTGGAGAACTCGAAGAGCTTCAAGTTCTTGATATTGAAGGGACAGAGATTTGGGATTTACCTGAGAATCCAAGGTGGCCCATGCTCTTACAATTTGTCCttcacaataataaaaaatttagaaagatcCCTCCCTTATTTTTCAATTACATGACTGCTCTCCAAACCCTGGACTTATCCGAAACCGGTATCTCGTCTTTGCCCGAGTCCGTTGTCAAATTGGTCAGCCTCAAAAGACTGATTTTAAGTCGTTGTGATAATTTCAAAGAGTTGTCGCCCGAAGTTGGAGAACTCAAAGAGCTTGAAGTTCTTGATCTTGAAGGGACAGAGATTAGGGTTTTACCTAAGAATCCAAGGTGGCCCATGCTCTTAGAGCTTTTCCTTCACAATAATAAGGAATTGAGAAAGATCCCTCCCTTATTTTTCGATTACATGACTGCTCTCCAAACCCTGAACTTATCTAAGACCGGTGTCAGGTCCTTGCCAGAGTCTGTTGTTAGATTGGTCAGTCTCAAAAGACTGTTCTTAAGTTACTGTCATCGTTTCATGAGGTTGTCGCCCAAAGTTGGAGAACTCGAACAGCTTGAAGTTCTTGATCTTGAAGGGACAGAGATTATGGATTTACCTAAGGAGATTATGAAGTTAACTAATCTCACATGcttgaaattttcaatttatggaTATATGGGTGATGGTAGCAGTGCCATGCAATCAGATGCACCGGTTCCTCGTAATGTAATTTCGGCACTGTCTCTCTTAGAGGAGTTAAAGATCAGTGTGAATCCAGAAGACAAACAGTGCAGTGAAATGGTGATcaaatttgttattattaatgaAGTATGTCGCTTGGTGAATTTGAAgactcttcatttttattttccaagGGTGGACCTTCTGAAGCACTTTATATTGAAGAGCGCAATGTGGAAGCATCCATCAGAACTGTTACATTTCAGATTTACTGTTGGCCATCATGTCAAGCGCATTATGCCTCGACTCCCTCGCGAAGCTGAGCTTGAGTTGGAAAAATGGGAGAGATGTTTGAAATACACAAATGGTGTGACTGTTCCTAGCGAGATTCAGAAGGTACTCCGATAttcaaatgcattttttttggAACAGCATGGAAGTGTTAGGAAGCTCTCAGATTTTGGGATTGGAAATATCGAGCAACTAAAATGTTGTGTTGTGGGGGAATGTAATGAGGTTGAAGTTATTATGGATGAAGCATCTGGTCTTGGATCACTTGAATACTTGTGTATCTATTATATGAAGAATCTAAGGAGCATATGGAAGGGGCCGGTAGAAACAAAGTGTTTCTCTAGTCTGAGGTACTTGACATTGCGCACATGTCCCCAATTGACCACTATTTTCCCAAAAGTTGTAGTTGATCACCTCCGGAATTTAGAAGAGCTTACAGTGGATGACTGCCCCTCCATCACAACCATAGTAAGTTGTGAACTGTATCTTGCGAATCGAACCGATGATCAATTTCTCCCGCAATTGAGGAGGATGTCGCTTCATTACGTGCCTGAATTAATTAGCATCTCTAGTGGTTTAAAAATTGCACGGTATTTAGAATGGCTGAGTTTCTATAATTGTCCAAATCTTAAGAAACTGTGGAATGCTGAAGAATCTAGGAAATATTTAGAGCATATCGAGGGTGAGAGGAGTTGGTGGGAAGCACTGGAGTGGGGAAGTGGCCGTCCGAGTCATTTGGATGAGATTTTTGTTCCAATCAACATACTGGACTGCTAA